A single region of the Chrysoperla carnea chromosome 5, inChrCarn1.1, whole genome shotgun sequence genome encodes:
- the LOC123301057 gene encoding inducible metalloproteinase inhibitor protein-like yields MKFFVFVVFAITVFIYGVKADELDCTRPNEEYQCGSACQTTCSNLGQPCPIVNIRCNDACYCIDGYARKRDDNSECIPISKCRKFSIMGMIMGIWHARRRYELDCTRPNEEYQCGSACQTTCSNLGQPCPIVNIKCNDACYCEEGYARKGDDNSECIPISDCSSE; encoded by the exons ATGAAATTCTTTGTCTTTGTTGTGTTCGCGATCACAGTGTTTATATACGGTGTAAAGGCAG ATGAATTAGATTGCACAAGACCTAATGAAGAGTATCAGTGTGGATCTGCTTGTCAAACAACATGTTCAAACCTAGGACAACCTTGTCCAATAGTAAATATTAGATGTAATGATGCTTGCTACTGCATTGATGGTTACGCCCGAAAAAGAGATGATAATTCAGAATGTATTCCAATCtcaaaatgtagaaaattttcgattatggGAATGATTATGGGAAT ATGGCATGCTAGACGAAGAT aTGAATTAGATTGCACAAGACCTAATGAAGAGTATCAGTGTGGATCTGCTTGTCAAACAACATGTTCAAACTTAGGACAACCTTGTCcaatagtaaatattaaatgtaatgaTGCTTGCTACTGCGAGGAAGGTTACGCCCGAAAAGGAGATGATAATTCAGAATGTATTCCAATCTCAGATTGTAGTAGCGAATAA